One Thunnus thynnus chromosome 18, fThuThy2.1, whole genome shotgun sequence genomic region harbors:
- the LOC137168888 gene encoding gap junction Cx32.2 protein-like, producing MGDWGFLSKLLDKVQSQSTVIGKVWLSVLFIFRIMILGAGAEKVWGDEQSKMICNTKQPGCKNVCYDHAFPISHIRFWVLQIIFVSTPTLIYLGHVAHVVHKENKLREYMQTHSSEVVKVPKYSDEKGHVKIKGRLLGNYMTSIFFRIVLEVAFIVGQYYLYGFVMDPRIVCSKAPCPFTVECFMSRPTEKTIFIIFMLVVSCVSLLLNVMEIFYLMCSRSSRRKSKTVPAAAIALHPRINGDSLMKNEKFSLHDASHSTA from the exons ATGGGTGACTGGGGTTTCCTGTCTAAACTGCTGGATAAGGTCCAGTCCCAGTCCACCGTCATCGGGAAGGTCTGGCTCAGTGTGCTGTTTATCTTCAGGATCATGATCCTTGGAGCCGGAGCAGAGAAG GTGTGGGGTGATGAACAGTCCAAAATGATCTGCAACACCAAACAGCCTGGCTGCAAGAACGTCTGCTATGACCACGCCTTCCCGATCTCACACATTCGATTCTGGGTTCTCCAGATTATCTTCGTCTCGACGCCGACACTGATCTACCTCGGTCATGTCGCCCATGTCGTCCATAAAGAGAATAAGCTAAGAGAATATATGCAGACGCACTCGAGTGAAGTCGTCAAAGTTCCCAAGTACTCTGACGAAAAAGGCCACGTGAAGATTAAAGGCAGACTGCTGGGAAACTACATGACCTCCATCTTTTTTAGGATCGTTTTGGAGGTGGCGTTCATCGTGGGGCAGTATTATCTATACGGGTTCGTCATGGATCCGAGAATTGTTTGCTCCAAAGCTCCCTGTCCCTTCACTGTAGAGTGTTTCATGTCTCGACCCACCGAGAAGaccatcttcatcatcttcatgcTTGTAGTGTCATGCGTCTCTCTTCTGCTCAACGTCATGGAGATCTTCTACCTGATGTGCTCTCGCTCATCCAGGAGAAAGTCTAAGACGGTGCCGGCGGCTGCTATTGCTCTTCATCCCCGTATAAACGGTGACAgtctgatgaaaaatgagaaGTTCAGCCTCCATGATGCCAGTCACAGTACAGCCTGA
- the gja13.1 gene encoding connexin 32.3, giving the protein MGDWGFLSTLLDKVQSHSTVIGKIWMSVLFLFRIMVLGAGAESVWGDEQSDFICNTQQPGCENVCYDWTFPISHIRFWVLQIIFVSTPTLVYLGHAMHIIHKENKLREKLSSPGGTRLYKQPKYTNEKGQVEIKGDLLGSYLTQLVVKIIIEAAFIVGQYYLYGFVMVPMFPCSRSPCPFTVECYMSRPTEKTIFIIFMLVVACVSLFLNVIEMFYLICRRVRCGSRPNSHKITSPENPASLSAPRWPTTDDPFKQNKMNLEQERSQSTGGGLDGAKEEKRLLSDN; this is encoded by the coding sequence ATGGGAGACTGGGGGTTCTTGTCAACCTTGCTGGATAAGGTCCAGTCCCACTCTACAGTCATTGGAAAGATCTGGATGAGCGTCCTCTTCCTGTTCAGGATCATGGTTCTGGGCGCCGGCGCTGAGAGCGTCTGGGGCGACGAGCAGTCGGATTTCATATGTAACACTCAGCAACCCGGTTGTGAGAACGTCTGCTACGACTGGACTTTCCCCATCTCACACATCCGCTTCTGGGTCCTTCAGATCATCTTCGTCTCCACGCCAACGCTAGTCTACTTGGGCCACGCCATGCACATCATCCACAAAGAGAACAAACTGAGGGAGAAGCTGTCGAGCCCCGGCGGGACCCGGCTGTACAAACAGCCCAAATACACAAACGAAAAGGGACAGGTGGAGATCAAGGGGGACTTGCTGGGGAGCTACCTGACCCAGCTCGTGGTCAAGATCATCATTGAGGCTGCCTTCATAGTGGGCCAGTACTACCTGTACGGCTTCGTCATGGTCCCCATGTTCCCCTGCTCTCGGTCGCCCTGCCCCTTCACCGTGGAGTGCTACATGTCCCGGCCCACGGAGAAGACCATCTTTATTATCTTCATGCTGGTGGTGGCCTGcgtctctctgtttctcaacGTCATTGAGATGTTCTACCTGATTTGTAGGAGGGTCAGATGCGGGTCCAGACCTAACTCTCACAAGATTACTTCACCTGAGAACCCTGCCAGCCTGTCAGCTCCCAGATGGCCCACTACAGACGACCCGTTCAAGCAGAACAAGATGAATCTGGAGCAAGAGAGGAGCCAGAGTACCGGGGGAGGCCTGGACGGGGCCAAAGAGGAGAAACGGCTACTGAGTGATAATTAA